A window of the Vespa crabro chromosome 8, iyVesCrab1.2, whole genome shotgun sequence genome harbors these coding sequences:
- the LOC124425940 gene encoding kinectin-like isoform X7 has product MDMQTALVCIGAVIVSAIILCLSIFGIKEKSYEEAIAEQRKLPDDLLLSKKDKSKEKKHKNKSGKKVKEKKEEKEDKEEKDEKQEHVQFEETPQILSSELPLQEVNKTSKKKGKPEKVKPILINKDEPLAIVTELSSSQPILGETNHFELIQPKDDLELIRSHSKENLQQINQSESIVSKSPKETPTKVKRNIKEPIKKKDENVKEEKKETSINVNAPSVANKEGVKETKDQQKEAIIKDTKEVVKDPVPSVQLSNKESKKTKKKNDILAQIGGDKDAVNVSLLMLFIQKAELSRSEIQILIDQLLNKQLDNPSEHSEWTEGRADPVIKLKKQLAEKEKALTDEHEVSIAFQNKVKELRAEFNAEKSRLSANVRQLEEALNNKITEAQTLHTRMQHILESHAVEKQGFARQIEQLQTKVNEDTAIIHKMQENQDQTQGHMQQELIAQRKQMEVQFAQMHENETALKGQLAQKHVEVQELQNELQVSCANSTAEIEMLQQQLSIMQGQLIHTEQQLQHFKETSDRLQDVARQLEESHRAHADVDHRLKNSHRHEQELQKQVNSLQTELNVVKVEANEVSSLKSELTKVQAELLKVESELSLSKNEAKSEAAEITTLKTALCSREEELKKCKEELDFIYNDLKKSKEEVKHIESRYNDMKKELERSRTDSDKAVSNIAQLTDEVVKYHNKSHNLQEELTQLQIVLAKAHEQIKANNEAGNELKVLKAEIQRLQTNEKKSSETQIQIARLQEENDRLSAQLVNFMEMQKEIKKLHEENESLASQLTATTERRAADGHENGIEEKLQKNNTELLEHANLLAQKDSQLDALKTELTHKEAKLNQLNAQVDALQSDMSNQNSLVARLQNDLDAQRSKNNELRTKNWKVMEALSAAESRAKSNNGKGIVDTTQKIKAEQQELTKAFLQRVFPEIKVTETSHEQWLNAFENKVYSFINTLKDKNIMDINTDIEKQNKNLQGMVSHYKQIIDDTEGMLNKLQSYIESEETRWQTQLQQKENEVCNLRLELTELQTKLSTNEKFREKISELEAKLQDAQSLREQTNAELSILKVAQKSVANGNMCNHDLAALEKLQEEKTRLSEELQMERNKRTTLDASVAKLHALVETSESSLAQEKNLVTQLQQEISQLKNEVCGGCSSSEQSMLNGPPTSDSPMSEGGSGKK; this is encoded by the exons aTGGATATGCAAACAGCATTAGTATGTATAGGGGCAGTAATTGTCTCAGCAATTATACTTTGTTTATCCATAtttggaataaaagaaaaatcatatgaagAAGCTATTGCCGAACAAAGAAAACTTCCTGATGATCTTTTATTAA gtaaaaaggataagagtaaagaaaaaaaacataagaaTAAATCTGgcaagaaagtaaaagaaaagaaagaagaaaaagaagataaagaggaaaaagatgaaaaacagGAACACGTTCAGTTCGAAGAAACTCCACAGATATTGTCTTCTGAATTACCTCTACAG GAGGTTAATAAAACAAGTAAGAAGAAAGGCAAACCTGAAAAGGTAAAGCCAATCCTCATAAATAAAGACGAACCTTTGGCTATTGTGACCGAATTAAGTTCTTCGCAGCCTATTTTGGGAGAAACTAATCATTTTGAGCTCATTCAACCGAAGGATGATCTCGAACTCATACGGAGTCATAGT aaagaaaatcttcAACAAATTAATCAGTCTGAGTCAATAGTAAGTAAATCTCCGAAGGAAACTCCtacaaaagtgaaaagaaatattaaagaaccaattaagaaaaaagatgaaaatgtaaaagaagagaaaaaagaaacaagtatTAATGTAAATGCACCATCTGTTGCGAATAAAGAAGGTGTAAAAGAGACTAAAGATCAACAGAAAGAAGCAATAATAAAGGATACAAAAGAAGTGGTTAAAGATCCTGTACCCTCTGTTCAATTATCAAACAAGGAAtcgaagaaaacaaagaaaaaaaatgatattcttGCTCAGATCG gTGGTGATAAAGATGCTGTTAATGTTTCGCTTTTGATGCTTTTTATTCAAAAAGCTGAACTCAGTCGCTCAGAAATACAAATCCTTATTGATcaacttttaaataaacaattagaCAATCCATCAGAACATTCAGAGTGGACTGAAGGTCGTGCTGATCctgttattaaattaaaaaaacaattagcagaaaaggaaaaagcattGACTGATGAGCATGAAGTTAGCATTGCTTttcaaaataaagtaaaagaattgCGTGCTGAATTTAATGCAGAAAAATCTAGATTATCTGCTAATGTAAGGCAACTGGAGGAAGCActcaacaataaaataacagaaGCTCAGACTTTACATACACGTATGCAGCATATATTAGAAAGCCATGCTGTAGAGAAACAAGGATTTGCTAGACAAATTGAACAATTACAAACGAAAGTTAATGAGGATACTGCAATTATTCATAAAATGCAAGAAAATCAAGATCAAACTCAGGGTCATATGCAGCAAGAATTAATAGCACAACGTAAACAAATGGAAGTTCAATTTGCTCAAATGCATGAAAATGAAACTGCATTAAAAGGACAATTGGCACAAAAACATGTGGAAGTACAAGAATTGCAAAACGAGTTGCAAGTATCTTGTGCTAACAGTACAGCTGAAATAGAGATGTTGCAGCAGCAATTAAGCATAATGCAAGGTCAATTGATACATACAGAGCAACAATTACAACATTTTAAGGAAACTAGTGACAGACTCCAAGATGTTGCTAGACAGTTAgag GAATCTCATCGTGCTCATGCTGATGTAGATcacagattaaaaaattcacaCCGACATGAACAAGAATTACAGAAACAAGTAAATTCACTGCAGACAGAGTTGAATGTAGTAAAAGTAGAAGCTAATGAAGTTTCTTCTTTGAAATCTGAATTAACTAAAGTTCAAGCTGAATTACTTAAAGTAGAATCggaattatcattatcaaagaATGAAGCAAAATCTGAAGCTGCAGAAATTACAACATTAAAGACTGCATTGTGTAGCAGAGAAGAAGAacttaaaaaatgtaaagaagaacttgattttatttataatgactTAAAGAAATCTAAAGAAGAAGTGAAGCATATTGAATCTAGATATAATGATATGAAAAAGGAATTAGAAAGATCGAGAACCGATTCTGATAAAGCAGTCAGTAATATTGCACAATTAACAGATGAAGTTGtcaaatatcataataaatcaCATAATCTTCAAGAGGAGCTCACACAACTACAGATAGTACTTGCAAAAGCACATGAACAAATTAAAGCAAACAATGAAGCTGGAAACGaattaaaagttttaaaaGCTGAAATACAGAGACTTcagacaaatgaaaaaaaatcaagcgAAACACAAATTCAAATTGCAAGATTACAGGAAGAGAATGATAGACTTTCAGCTCag CTTGTGAATTTTATGGAGATgcaaaaggaaattaaaaaattgcatGAAGAAAATGAATCTTTAGCTTCTCAATTGACAGCAACTACTGAACGTCGTGCTGCAGATGGTCATGAAAATGGAATCGAGGAGAAATTGCAGAAGAATAATACGGAATTACTAGAACATGCTAATTT gtTAGCACAGAAAGATAGTCAGTTAGATGCTTTAAAAACAGAATTAACACATAAAGAAGCAAAACTCAATCAGTTAAACGCACAAGTTGATGCATTACAAAGTGATATGAGTAATCAGAATAGTTTAGTTGCACGACTGCAAAATGATTTGGATGCACAAAGATCGAAAAACAAT GAGCTACGTACTAAAAACTGGAAAGTGATGGAAGCTCTTTCTGCCGCTGAGTCGCGTGCTAAATCTAACAATGGAAAAGGCATTGTT GATACAACACAAAAAATCAAGGCAGAGCAACAGGAACTGACCAAAGCATTTTTACAAAGGGTATTTCCAGAAATAAAAGTTACAGAAACTTCACACGAGCAATGGCTAAATGCCTTTGAAAATAAAGTATactcttttataaatacattaaaagataaaaatataatggatataaatacagatatagaaaaacaaaataaaaatttacaaggCATGGTTTCacattataaacaaattattgatGATACA gAAGGCATGCTTAATAAATTGCAAAGTTATATAGAATCTGAAGAAACTAGATGGCAAACACAATTGCAGCAGAAGGAAAATGAAGTTTGTAATCTTAGGCTAGAATTGACTGAATTACAAACAAAATTAAGCACAAATGAAAAG TTTCGGGAGAAAATATCTGAATTGGAAGCTAAATTACAGGATGCTCAATCTTTAAGAGAACAAACAAATGCTGAATTATCAATTCTAAAAGTTGCACAGAAATCTGTTGCAAATGGAAATATGTGCAATCATGATCTTGCCGCTTTAGAAAAACTTCAAGAG gaGAAGACACGGTTATCAGAAGAACTTCagatggaaagaaataaaaggacaaCATTAGATGCATCAGTAGCCAAATTACATGCTCTAGTAGAAACTAGTGAATCCAGTTTAgcacaagaaaaaaatcttgtaACACAACTTCAACAAGAAATATCACAGCTAAAG aatgaGGTATGTGGTGGTTGTAGCAGTTCTGAACAATCCATGTTGAATGGCCCTCCCACTTCTGATTCTCCTATGTCTGAG GGTGGTTCAGGAAAAAAGTAA
- the LOC124425940 gene encoding early endosome antigen 1-like isoform X4: MDMQTALVCIGAVIVSAIILCLSIFGIKEKSYEEAIAEQRKLPDDLLLSKKDKSKEKKHKNKSGKKVKEKKEEKEDKEEKDEKQEHVQFEETPQILSSELPLQEVNKTSKKKGKPEKVKPILINKDEPLAIVTELSSSQPILGETNHFELIQPKDDLELIRSHSKENLQQINQSESIVSKSPKETPTKVKRNIKEPIKKKDENVKEEKKETSINVNAPSVANKEGVKETKDQQKEAIIKDTKEVVKDPVPSVQLSNKESKKTKKKNDILAQIGGDKDAVNVSLLMLFIQKAELSRSEIQILIDQLLNKQLDNPSEHSEWTEGRADPVIKLKKQLAEKEKALTDEHEVSIAFQNKVKELRAEFNAEKSRLSANVRQLEEALNNKITEAQTLHTRMQHILESHAVEKQGFARQIEQLQTKVNEDTAIIHKMQENQDQTQGHMQQELIAQRKQMEVQFAQMHENETALKGQLAQKHVEVQELQNELQVSCANSTAEIEMLQQQLSIMQGQLIHTEQQLQHFKETSDRLQDVARQLEESHRAHADVDHRLKNSHRHEQELQKQVNSLQTELNVVKVEANEVSSLKSELTKVQAELLKVESELSLSKNEAKSEAAEITTLKTALCSREEELKKCKEELDFIYNDLKKSKEEVKHIESRYNDMKKELERSRTDSDKAVSNIAQLTDEVVKYHNKSHNLQEELTQLQIVLAKAHEQIKANNEAGNELKVLKAEIQRLQTNEKKSSETQIQIARLQEENDRLSAQLVNFMEMQKEIKKLHEENESLASQLTATTERRAADGHENGIEEKLQKNNTELLEHANLLAQKDSQLDALKTELTHKEAKLNQLNAQVDALQSDMSNQNSLVARLQNDLDAQRSKNNDTTQKIKAEQQELTKAFLQRVFPEIKVTETSHEQWLNAFENKVYSFINTLKDKNIMDINTDIEKQNKNLQGMVSHYKQIIDDTEGMLNKLQSYIESEETRWQTQLQQKENEVCNLRLELTELQTKLSTNEKFREKISELEAKLQDAQSLREQTNAELSILKVAQKSVANGNMCNHDLAALEKLQEEKTRLSEELQMERNKRTTLDASVAKLHALVETSESSLAQEKNLVTQLQQEISQLKNEVCGGCSSSEQSMLNGPPTSDSPMSEQLNNCISEMQTPLAAQSLIAALQSTLLKNTDFANCPMTKSMNLVQSQQEIDNSSLTSKYSSKSCHMTDHNTQASWNPLIGQQHKKHKKKRKGGSGKK; this comes from the exons aTGGATATGCAAACAGCATTAGTATGTATAGGGGCAGTAATTGTCTCAGCAATTATACTTTGTTTATCCATAtttggaataaaagaaaaatcatatgaagAAGCTATTGCCGAACAAAGAAAACTTCCTGATGATCTTTTATTAA gtaaaaaggataagagtaaagaaaaaaaacataagaaTAAATCTGgcaagaaagtaaaagaaaagaaagaagaaaaagaagataaagaggaaaaagatgaaaaacagGAACACGTTCAGTTCGAAGAAACTCCACAGATATTGTCTTCTGAATTACCTCTACAG GAGGTTAATAAAACAAGTAAGAAGAAAGGCAAACCTGAAAAGGTAAAGCCAATCCTCATAAATAAAGACGAACCTTTGGCTATTGTGACCGAATTAAGTTCTTCGCAGCCTATTTTGGGAGAAACTAATCATTTTGAGCTCATTCAACCGAAGGATGATCTCGAACTCATACGGAGTCATAGT aaagaaaatcttcAACAAATTAATCAGTCTGAGTCAATAGTAAGTAAATCTCCGAAGGAAACTCCtacaaaagtgaaaagaaatattaaagaaccaattaagaaaaaagatgaaaatgtaaaagaagagaaaaaagaaacaagtatTAATGTAAATGCACCATCTGTTGCGAATAAAGAAGGTGTAAAAGAGACTAAAGATCAACAGAAAGAAGCAATAATAAAGGATACAAAAGAAGTGGTTAAAGATCCTGTACCCTCTGTTCAATTATCAAACAAGGAAtcgaagaaaacaaagaaaaaaaatgatattcttGCTCAGATCG gTGGTGATAAAGATGCTGTTAATGTTTCGCTTTTGATGCTTTTTATTCAAAAAGCTGAACTCAGTCGCTCAGAAATACAAATCCTTATTGATcaacttttaaataaacaattagaCAATCCATCAGAACATTCAGAGTGGACTGAAGGTCGTGCTGATCctgttattaaattaaaaaaacaattagcagaaaaggaaaaagcattGACTGATGAGCATGAAGTTAGCATTGCTTttcaaaataaagtaaaagaattgCGTGCTGAATTTAATGCAGAAAAATCTAGATTATCTGCTAATGTAAGGCAACTGGAGGAAGCActcaacaataaaataacagaaGCTCAGACTTTACATACACGTATGCAGCATATATTAGAAAGCCATGCTGTAGAGAAACAAGGATTTGCTAGACAAATTGAACAATTACAAACGAAAGTTAATGAGGATACTGCAATTATTCATAAAATGCAAGAAAATCAAGATCAAACTCAGGGTCATATGCAGCAAGAATTAATAGCACAACGTAAACAAATGGAAGTTCAATTTGCTCAAATGCATGAAAATGAAACTGCATTAAAAGGACAATTGGCACAAAAACATGTGGAAGTACAAGAATTGCAAAACGAGTTGCAAGTATCTTGTGCTAACAGTACAGCTGAAATAGAGATGTTGCAGCAGCAATTAAGCATAATGCAAGGTCAATTGATACATACAGAGCAACAATTACAACATTTTAAGGAAACTAGTGACAGACTCCAAGATGTTGCTAGACAGTTAgag GAATCTCATCGTGCTCATGCTGATGTAGATcacagattaaaaaattcacaCCGACATGAACAAGAATTACAGAAACAAGTAAATTCACTGCAGACAGAGTTGAATGTAGTAAAAGTAGAAGCTAATGAAGTTTCTTCTTTGAAATCTGAATTAACTAAAGTTCAAGCTGAATTACTTAAAGTAGAATCggaattatcattatcaaagaATGAAGCAAAATCTGAAGCTGCAGAAATTACAACATTAAAGACTGCATTGTGTAGCAGAGAAGAAGAacttaaaaaatgtaaagaagaacttgattttatttataatgactTAAAGAAATCTAAAGAAGAAGTGAAGCATATTGAATCTAGATATAATGATATGAAAAAGGAATTAGAAAGATCGAGAACCGATTCTGATAAAGCAGTCAGTAATATTGCACAATTAACAGATGAAGTTGtcaaatatcataataaatcaCATAATCTTCAAGAGGAGCTCACACAACTACAGATAGTACTTGCAAAAGCACATGAACAAATTAAAGCAAACAATGAAGCTGGAAACGaattaaaagttttaaaaGCTGAAATACAGAGACTTcagacaaatgaaaaaaaatcaagcgAAACACAAATTCAAATTGCAAGATTACAGGAAGAGAATGATAGACTTTCAGCTCag CTTGTGAATTTTATGGAGATgcaaaaggaaattaaaaaattgcatGAAGAAAATGAATCTTTAGCTTCTCAATTGACAGCAACTACTGAACGTCGTGCTGCAGATGGTCATGAAAATGGAATCGAGGAGAAATTGCAGAAGAATAATACGGAATTACTAGAACATGCTAATTT gtTAGCACAGAAAGATAGTCAGTTAGATGCTTTAAAAACAGAATTAACACATAAAGAAGCAAAACTCAATCAGTTAAACGCACAAGTTGATGCATTACAAAGTGATATGAGTAATCAGAATAGTTTAGTTGCACGACTGCAAAATGATTTGGATGCACAAAGATCGAAAAACAAT GATACAACACAAAAAATCAAGGCAGAGCAACAGGAACTGACCAAAGCATTTTTACAAAGGGTATTTCCAGAAATAAAAGTTACAGAAACTTCACACGAGCAATGGCTAAATGCCTTTGAAAATAAAGTATactcttttataaatacattaaaagataaaaatataatggatataaatacagatatagaaaaacaaaataaaaatttacaaggCATGGTTTCacattataaacaaattattgatGATACA gAAGGCATGCTTAATAAATTGCAAAGTTATATAGAATCTGAAGAAACTAGATGGCAAACACAATTGCAGCAGAAGGAAAATGAAGTTTGTAATCTTAGGCTAGAATTGACTGAATTACAAACAAAATTAAGCACAAATGAAAAG TTTCGGGAGAAAATATCTGAATTGGAAGCTAAATTACAGGATGCTCAATCTTTAAGAGAACAAACAAATGCTGAATTATCAATTCTAAAAGTTGCACAGAAATCTGTTGCAAATGGAAATATGTGCAATCATGATCTTGCCGCTTTAGAAAAACTTCAAGAG gaGAAGACACGGTTATCAGAAGAACTTCagatggaaagaaataaaaggacaaCATTAGATGCATCAGTAGCCAAATTACATGCTCTAGTAGAAACTAGTGAATCCAGTTTAgcacaagaaaaaaatcttgtaACACAACTTCAACAAGAAATATCACAGCTAAAG aatgaGGTATGTGGTGGTTGTAGCAGTTCTGAACAATCCATGTTGAATGGCCCTCCCACTTCTGATTCTCCTATGTCTGAG CagttaaataattgtatatctGAAATGCAGACGCCCCTAGCAGCACAAAGTCTGATTGCTGCATTACAAAGTACTCTCCTCAAGAATACAGACTTTGCAAACTGTCCCATGACCAAGTCTATGAATTTGGTTCAGTCTCAACAAGAAATTGACAACAGCTCTCTTACTTCAAAATACTCCTCCAAATCTTGTCATATGACAGATCACAATACACAGGCTAGTTGGAATCCATTGATTGGCCAGCAACATAAAaaacacaagaaaaaaaggaag GGTGGTTCAGGAAAAAAGTAA
- the LOC124425940 gene encoding kinectin-like isoform X1, with the protein MDMQTALVCIGAVIVSAIILCLSIFGIKEKSYEEAIAEQRKLPDDLLLSKKDKSKEKKHKNKSGKKVKEKKEEKEDKEEKDEKQEHVQFEETPQILSSELPLQEVNKTSKKKGKPEKVKPILINKDEPLAIVTELSSSQPILGETNHFELIQPKDDLELIRSHSKENLQQINQSESIVSKSPKETPTKVKRNIKEPIKKKDENVKEEKKETSINVNAPSVANKEGVKETKDQQKEAIIKDTKEVVKDPVPSVQLSNKESKKTKKKNDILAQIGGDKDAVNVSLLMLFIQKAELSRSEIQILIDQLLNKQLDNPSEHSEWTEGRADPVIKLKKQLAEKEKALTDEHEVSIAFQNKVKELRAEFNAEKSRLSANVRQLEEALNNKITEAQTLHTRMQHILESHAVEKQGFARQIEQLQTKVNEDTAIIHKMQENQDQTQGHMQQELIAQRKQMEVQFAQMHENETALKGQLAQKHVEVQELQNELQVSCANSTAEIEMLQQQLSIMQGQLIHTEQQLQHFKETSDRLQDVARQLEESHRAHADVDHRLKNSHRHEQELQKQVNSLQTELNVVKVEANEVSSLKSELTKVQAELLKVESELSLSKNEAKSEAAEITTLKTALCSREEELKKCKEELDFIYNDLKKSKEEVKHIESRYNDMKKELERSRTDSDKAVSNIAQLTDEVVKYHNKSHNLQEELTQLQIVLAKAHEQIKANNEAGNELKVLKAEIQRLQTNEKKSSETQIQIARLQEENDRLSAQLVNFMEMQKEIKKLHEENESLASQLTATTERRAADGHENGIEEKLQKNNTELLEHANLLAQKDSQLDALKTELTHKEAKLNQLNAQVDALQSDMSNQNSLVARLQNDLDAQRSKNNELRTKNWKVMEALSAAESRAKSNNGKGIVDTTQKIKAEQQELTKAFLQRVFPEIKVTETSHEQWLNAFENKVYSFINTLKDKNIMDINTDIEKQNKNLQGMVSHYKQIIDDTEGMLNKLQSYIESEETRWQTQLQQKENEVCNLRLELTELQTKLSTNEKFREKISELEAKLQDAQSLREQTNAELSILKVAQKSVANGNMCNHDLAALEKLQEEKTRLSEELQMERNKRTTLDASVAKLHALVETSESSLAQEKNLVTQLQQEISQLKNEVCGGCSSSEQSMLNGPPTSDSPMSEQLNNCISEMQTPLAAQSLIAALQSTLLKNTDFANCPMTKSMNLVQSQQEIDNSSLTSKYSSKSCHMTDHNTQASWNPLIGQQHKKHKKKRKGGSGKK; encoded by the exons aTGGATATGCAAACAGCATTAGTATGTATAGGGGCAGTAATTGTCTCAGCAATTATACTTTGTTTATCCATAtttggaataaaagaaaaatcatatgaagAAGCTATTGCCGAACAAAGAAAACTTCCTGATGATCTTTTATTAA gtaaaaaggataagagtaaagaaaaaaaacataagaaTAAATCTGgcaagaaagtaaaagaaaagaaagaagaaaaagaagataaagaggaaaaagatgaaaaacagGAACACGTTCAGTTCGAAGAAACTCCACAGATATTGTCTTCTGAATTACCTCTACAG GAGGTTAATAAAACAAGTAAGAAGAAAGGCAAACCTGAAAAGGTAAAGCCAATCCTCATAAATAAAGACGAACCTTTGGCTATTGTGACCGAATTAAGTTCTTCGCAGCCTATTTTGGGAGAAACTAATCATTTTGAGCTCATTCAACCGAAGGATGATCTCGAACTCATACGGAGTCATAGT aaagaaaatcttcAACAAATTAATCAGTCTGAGTCAATAGTAAGTAAATCTCCGAAGGAAACTCCtacaaaagtgaaaagaaatattaaagaaccaattaagaaaaaagatgaaaatgtaaaagaagagaaaaaagaaacaagtatTAATGTAAATGCACCATCTGTTGCGAATAAAGAAGGTGTAAAAGAGACTAAAGATCAACAGAAAGAAGCAATAATAAAGGATACAAAAGAAGTGGTTAAAGATCCTGTACCCTCTGTTCAATTATCAAACAAGGAAtcgaagaaaacaaagaaaaaaaatgatattcttGCTCAGATCG gTGGTGATAAAGATGCTGTTAATGTTTCGCTTTTGATGCTTTTTATTCAAAAAGCTGAACTCAGTCGCTCAGAAATACAAATCCTTATTGATcaacttttaaataaacaattagaCAATCCATCAGAACATTCAGAGTGGACTGAAGGTCGTGCTGATCctgttattaaattaaaaaaacaattagcagaaaaggaaaaagcattGACTGATGAGCATGAAGTTAGCATTGCTTttcaaaataaagtaaaagaattgCGTGCTGAATTTAATGCAGAAAAATCTAGATTATCTGCTAATGTAAGGCAACTGGAGGAAGCActcaacaataaaataacagaaGCTCAGACTTTACATACACGTATGCAGCATATATTAGAAAGCCATGCTGTAGAGAAACAAGGATTTGCTAGACAAATTGAACAATTACAAACGAAAGTTAATGAGGATACTGCAATTATTCATAAAATGCAAGAAAATCAAGATCAAACTCAGGGTCATATGCAGCAAGAATTAATAGCACAACGTAAACAAATGGAAGTTCAATTTGCTCAAATGCATGAAAATGAAACTGCATTAAAAGGACAATTGGCACAAAAACATGTGGAAGTACAAGAATTGCAAAACGAGTTGCAAGTATCTTGTGCTAACAGTACAGCTGAAATAGAGATGTTGCAGCAGCAATTAAGCATAATGCAAGGTCAATTGATACATACAGAGCAACAATTACAACATTTTAAGGAAACTAGTGACAGACTCCAAGATGTTGCTAGACAGTTAgag GAATCTCATCGTGCTCATGCTGATGTAGATcacagattaaaaaattcacaCCGACATGAACAAGAATTACAGAAACAAGTAAATTCACTGCAGACAGAGTTGAATGTAGTAAAAGTAGAAGCTAATGAAGTTTCTTCTTTGAAATCTGAATTAACTAAAGTTCAAGCTGAATTACTTAAAGTAGAATCggaattatcattatcaaagaATGAAGCAAAATCTGAAGCTGCAGAAATTACAACATTAAAGACTGCATTGTGTAGCAGAGAAGAAGAacttaaaaaatgtaaagaagaacttgattttatttataatgactTAAAGAAATCTAAAGAAGAAGTGAAGCATATTGAATCTAGATATAATGATATGAAAAAGGAATTAGAAAGATCGAGAACCGATTCTGATAAAGCAGTCAGTAATATTGCACAATTAACAGATGAAGTTGtcaaatatcataataaatcaCATAATCTTCAAGAGGAGCTCACACAACTACAGATAGTACTTGCAAAAGCACATGAACAAATTAAAGCAAACAATGAAGCTGGAAACGaattaaaagttttaaaaGCTGAAATACAGAGACTTcagacaaatgaaaaaaaatcaagcgAAACACAAATTCAAATTGCAAGATTACAGGAAGAGAATGATAGACTTTCAGCTCag CTTGTGAATTTTATGGAGATgcaaaaggaaattaaaaaattgcatGAAGAAAATGAATCTTTAGCTTCTCAATTGACAGCAACTACTGAACGTCGTGCTGCAGATGGTCATGAAAATGGAATCGAGGAGAAATTGCAGAAGAATAATACGGAATTACTAGAACATGCTAATTT gtTAGCACAGAAAGATAGTCAGTTAGATGCTTTAAAAACAGAATTAACACATAAAGAAGCAAAACTCAATCAGTTAAACGCACAAGTTGATGCATTACAAAGTGATATGAGTAATCAGAATAGTTTAGTTGCACGACTGCAAAATGATTTGGATGCACAAAGATCGAAAAACAAT GAGCTACGTACTAAAAACTGGAAAGTGATGGAAGCTCTTTCTGCCGCTGAGTCGCGTGCTAAATCTAACAATGGAAAAGGCATTGTT GATACAACACAAAAAATCAAGGCAGAGCAACAGGAACTGACCAAAGCATTTTTACAAAGGGTATTTCCAGAAATAAAAGTTACAGAAACTTCACACGAGCAATGGCTAAATGCCTTTGAAAATAAAGTATactcttttataaatacattaaaagataaaaatataatggatataaatacagatatagaaaaacaaaataaaaatttacaaggCATGGTTTCacattataaacaaattattgatGATACA gAAGGCATGCTTAATAAATTGCAAAGTTATATAGAATCTGAAGAAACTAGATGGCAAACACAATTGCAGCAGAAGGAAAATGAAGTTTGTAATCTTAGGCTAGAATTGACTGAATTACAAACAAAATTAAGCACAAATGAAAAG TTTCGGGAGAAAATATCTGAATTGGAAGCTAAATTACAGGATGCTCAATCTTTAAGAGAACAAACAAATGCTGAATTATCAATTCTAAAAGTTGCACAGAAATCTGTTGCAAATGGAAATATGTGCAATCATGATCTTGCCGCTTTAGAAAAACTTCAAGAG gaGAAGACACGGTTATCAGAAGAACTTCagatggaaagaaataaaaggacaaCATTAGATGCATCAGTAGCCAAATTACATGCTCTAGTAGAAACTAGTGAATCCAGTTTAgcacaagaaaaaaatcttgtaACACAACTTCAACAAGAAATATCACAGCTAAAG aatgaGGTATGTGGTGGTTGTAGCAGTTCTGAACAATCCATGTTGAATGGCCCTCCCACTTCTGATTCTCCTATGTCTGAG CagttaaataattgtatatctGAAATGCAGACGCCCCTAGCAGCACAAAGTCTGATTGCTGCATTACAAAGTACTCTCCTCAAGAATACAGACTTTGCAAACTGTCCCATGACCAAGTCTATGAATTTGGTTCAGTCTCAACAAGAAATTGACAACAGCTCTCTTACTTCAAAATACTCCTCCAAATCTTGTCATATGACAGATCACAATACACAGGCTAGTTGGAATCCATTGATTGGCCAGCAACATAAAaaacacaagaaaaaaaggaag GGTGGTTCAGGAAAAAAGTAA